Within Vicia villosa cultivar HV-30 ecotype Madison, WI linkage group LG1, Vvil1.0, whole genome shotgun sequence, the genomic segment CAAATATTAAGAGAACTTAGTAGAGAGTGGCCTGGGAATTCTTATGATCTATTCTCCAAAAACTGCAACCACTTCTGTGATGAATTTTGTCGAAGACTTGGCGTTCCGAAACCTCCTGGTAAATGACTTGAGAATCAATCTATATAACTTTGTGATGAATTGttatctttttaatatattttatagctTCTACTGTGTGTATTCTTACACCTTTCATGACAGGTTGGGTTAACAGGTTTGCTAACGTTGGTGATATTGTTAAGGAAATGGCTGCGAATACAGCATTACGGTTCCGACAAGCAAAAACAGAGATTGTATCAGCAACCAAAGCAGCATACAGATTCCTGTTTTGTGTTACAAATAATGTTAAAGCTGATATGGATGACTCCCCTAGAGAAGAATCTCCTAGAGTTCAACATGCTTGGTAGAAAAATCTTATTACCAATGGTATGAAACCATCTACTTCTAGTagttcagaagctgaaaatctatGTGATTGAATGATGTATAGTAGTGGAAGCTAGCATTGGTTTACTGCATGCACATTTTAAGTCAAAAAGCAACTGCAATTTTTACATCTTATTCAAATCACTATTTTTATTGGTGCGTTGTTTGTAAGACTGTATAGTGTATACTGAAAAAAGTAACTTCACAGCTAGTAGTATTGCAGGAGTATCTAACTTATACTTCTAACTGAATCTATAACCTATGTTAAAGCATCTGTAGAGTGAGTCAGAAAGAGGTGTACTTTGCATTTTTTCACATAAAAGTACAACAATCAATCACTCAAATATCTTTTCCACCACACTCACACTTTTGAGTATGTTTTAGCGTTATTAGATCAGCTTATGCTATACAGTAATCACACGGCATTCCAAAAACAGCAATTCTCAGATTTTAGTATTCCTGCAATGACGCAAGCCATGAGGTAATGCTGATTACATTGCTGAACACCAAAGTGGCAAAAAGCCAAAAAACATTACATCGACTCCatttgcaaaaagaatgaattttaGGAAGTACTTTAAATACCAACATCATTACAAAACCACCAATATATGAGATGTAAAGTAATATATGATTCAATAGTGCAAAGTATATAAATCATGAGGTCTCCATTTATATTATTACCATTGATAATCAGCTCAAAAAAGTATAGTTCCCTACAATACTTGAGTATGAAAGTCATCACTCCACAAAGAAAATTAGCATCCTCACATACAGGTAAAGAAAATCAGAATAAAACATGGGGACACTACCAACATGTTCGGTCACACCTGAAGCAGAATGTGTTGTTTGACAAACACAAGACTCAcgatatttaatataaaatatagttATATACACATGAAAGacctcaaataaaataaaaaaagactcAAGTCCACAGCAAAGACGTGATTAATCCGATATGTAAGCATTCCCCTAGAACAGAATCCTATCCTCATCTGCATTCTCTGCAATCTGGAGTGATCTAACTGCTTGTGCTGCTATAAGGTCAACAGAGAATCTTGTAGGATCCCATACCGGTTCTCCGTAAGCTGGAGCGTGCACATTGTGGTTTTCGAAAGGCCCGGACGAGATAGACCACTTGCCATTTTCGGCAGTGACGGACCATGTGCCTCCATCTAGATTTGGAAAGCAGGCTCTTTTCCCACCCATGAAGAAATCAAGATTACGATTATATTCATCCCAAGTCTTGCACTCAACCTTGTATGAATCATCTGAGTCTTCACCGAGTAGAACATGCAGAGCGACAGCTTCCGCAATTGCAGCACCCTCTTCATCAAGTCTCTgttgttcttctttcttcttctgtttcttttttTCCAGTTCCGATATGATGGCAGCAGACGTAGCTAGAGCTTTTTCCAGCCGCCTCTTTTTCTTTTCAGCCTGCTTAAGACGATCCAACTCGTCTTTCACCTGCTTCTTCTTCGCCTTTCTCACATGTTGCCCCTTATTACATGCCATGTTATCCATTGAACTTACTAAAGACATAAATACTTAAAATGACTGTTCTGAAACCCTATCCTTCAAGAGAATTCCTTTAGAGTGTATACATTTTTCTATAACTTTTTTCACC encodes:
- the LOC131643584 gene encoding uncharacterized protein LOC131643584, with amino-acid sequence MSLVSSMDNMACNKGQHVRKAKKKQVKDELDRLKQAEKKKRRLEKALATSAAIISELEKKKQKKKEEQQRLDEEGAAIAEAVALHVLLGEDSDDSYKVECKTWDEYNRNLDFFMGGKRACFPNLDGGTWSVTAENGKWSISSGPFENHNVHAPAYGEPVWDPTRFSVDLIAAQAVRSLQIAENADEDRILF